Genomic window (Methanosphaera sp. WGK6):
TCAATTACTTCATGTAACATTGGTTTGTAGAATAATGCATCGAATTTAATATGATAAAATGCTGATCCATCTCCGATTACAACTTTTCCTTGATTATGTTCAAGAATATCTGTAACCATTACTAAAATACCTAAGTTTTTATCAACTTTTCCAACATATTTTCTGTTGAGTATTTCAGCAGCCACTTCTTCAAGTGGTTGATCAAACATATTAGGTGGTACTCTTACTGTATCCTCAATAGTTGCTATTTCGTACACTTAAATACCTCACATGTACTTTCATAGTTCATAAGTTCTTAAGTATATTCATTAAATAAAGAATAATACTTATTTTCTAGTTACTTTTATTATTAGTTATAGAATTTCGTTTAATATAACCATCTACTTCTAAAAATCTATGTTGTCTTAAATAGATTACAGTTATTCCTCTTTGACGTGCTCGTCTTCTGAGAATTTTATCATTTGTACATAAAACATCATTTTTTGTACAATATTTAAGCAATAAATTATCAACATGGTCTGTTTTTTTGATATTTTCTATCTTAAACGGATCTCTACTTGCAAGTTTATATGCTAATGTTGCTGCTAATTTATTTTTTCCTTTAGATTTCTTCTTTAGATTAGCTAG
Coding sequences:
- a CDS encoding PIN domain-containing protein is translated as MMMFQLDIDVVTDLQNLLPSYYDLIVPSVVVNELANLKKKSKGKNKLAATLAYKLASRDPFKIENIKKTDHVDNLLLKYCTKNDVLCTNDKILRRRARQRGITVIYLRQHRFLEVDGYIKRNSITNNKSN